The following are encoded in a window of Psilocybe cubensis strain MGC-MH-2018 chromosome 4, whole genome shotgun sequence genomic DNA:
- a CDS encoding Protein PLANT CADMIUM RESISTANCE 2 has product MSNAEKGNVTTQPQAVPQMVIPGGGNRNALNLPLDNEGKRDWSFGLLDCFGDMNKCCLACWCPCLAHGQNRRRLQYLNVNGVPDPERRRIVAEGDSVLYALIEVACDMGWILQIETRRNIRNRYNIRGSTTSDCCAPFCCQACDLIQGSREIELEEESFGNAQTPQR; this is encoded by the exons ATGTCTAACGCAGAGAAAGGCAACGTT ACGACTCAGCCTCAGGCTGTGCCTCAGATGGTCATTCCTGGTGGGGGGAACAGAAACGCGTTGAATCTCCCCCTTGACAATGAGGGGAAACGAGACTGGAGCTTTGGCCTTTTGGATTGCTTCGGTGACATGAACAAGT GCTGCCTTGCGTGCTGGTGTCCCTGCTTGGCTCACGGTCAAAACAGGCGACGCCTCCAATACCTTAACGTAAACGGCGTACCGGATCCAGAAAGACGAAGAATTGTTGCTGAAGGAGACAGCGTGCTCTATGCACTCATCGAAGTGGCTTGTGATATGGGCTGGATCCTTCAG ATCGAAACGCGTCGCAATATCCGCAACCGCTACAACATTCGCGGAAGCACCACTAGTGACTGTTGCGCCCCTTTCTGCTGTCAGGCATGCGATCTTATCCAAGGCAGTCGCGAGATAGAACTTGAGGAGGAGAGCTTTGGGAATGCTCAGACTCCTCAGAGGTAG
- a CDS encoding MFS transporter asaE yields the protein MEYALEELHRQSSNPSGVQVHRRERNVQSPAADGNKADLHEQRDQLDFQSLVMPHSAPPVDEGWGAWLFCFSAFAFEVCIWGWNNTYGIFQEYYSSNPPFNKSSAAAISTIGTASLGIQFIELVFIIILYQRYPEFARPGMYLSLFICIAALLLSSFATKTWHMIVLQGVVFGISAGFLYSPVMVWLPEWFINRRGLATGIIFCGSGVGGFIFPLMMGYLLEHVGFRWTLRIWALTFGVCLVIALIGLKPRVPIRRPSEEHPRQPWLPSDLSLLKNPVLFVVIGITIVQALGFFPVSLFIPTYTSSLSSAVLPSRLVLALFNAASVLFLILFGRFSDSYPYAYVIMASGIGCALAAFVFWGFASSLAWIFAFATVFGGFGGAFPGIWPAAASEIGGNHNHITNIAFGCFTGVEGVMSIVGPIIAASLRNSSDKSKATYGGFGFRKVELFVGTPILSALSLSA from the exons ATGGAGTATGCATTAGAAGAACTTCATCGACAATCATCGAATCCCTCTGGTGTTCAAGTTCACAGGAGAGAACGAAATGTACAATCACCAGCTGCAGATGGTAATAAAGCAGACCTACATGAACAACGCGATCAACTTGACTTCCAATCGCTTGTAATGCCCCATTCTGCTCCGCCAGTTGACGAG GGATGGGGTGCATGGTTGTTCTGCTTCTCCGCTTTTGCTTTTGAAGTTTGTATCTGGGGTTGGAACAACACGTACGGGATCTTTCAAG AATACTACTCATCGAACCCGCCTTTCAACAAGTCGTCTGCAGCTGCAATATCAACCATTGGGACCGCGTCCCTCGGTATTCAATTTATAGAGCTGGTGTTTATAATTATAT TGTATCAGCGATACCCCGAGTTTGCAAGGCCTGGGATGTACTTATCGCTCTTCATTTGCATCGCAGCGCTCTTGTTATCTAGCTTTGCGACCAAG ACATGGCATATGATCGTACTGCAGGGGGTTGTTTTCGGTATCAGCGCCGGATTTCTTTACTCTCCCGTCATGGTGTGGCTGCCCGAATGGTTCATCAACAGACGTGGCCTTGCCACAGGAATCATATTCTGTGGCTCGGGAGTAGGAGGCTTTATTTTCCCGCTTATGATGGGATACCTGCTAGAACATGTAGGATTTAGATGGACTCTGAG GATATGGGCGCTTACCTTTGGAGTATGCTTGGTCATTGCGCTGATAGGACTCAAGCCGAGAGTACCAATACGCAGGCCGAGCGAAGAACATCCTCGCCAACCTTGGCTTCCAAGTGACTTATCGCTTCTGAAGAACCCAGTACTCTTCGTGGTT ATTGGAATAACAATTGTCCAGGCACTAGGTTTCTTTCCTGTCAGTTTATTCATACCAACATACACCTCGTCTCTGTCGTCAGCAGTGCTTCCGTCTCGATTGGTTCTGGCTCTATTCAACGCAGCATCTGTacttttcctcatcctcttcggGAGGTTCTCTGACTCATATCCATATGCATACGTCATAATGGCCAGTGGTATTGGTTGTGCCTTAGCGGCCTTTGTGTTCTGGGGGTTCGCATCGTCGCTCGCATGGATATTTGCATTTGCAACGGTGTTCGGTGGGTTT GGAGGCGCATTTCCAGGTATATGGCCAGCGGCGGCGTCAGAGATAGGTGGAAACCATAACCATATCACGAACATTGCATTTGGATGCTTCACCGGTGTAGAGGGAGTGATGTCCATTGTGGGCCCCATCATCGCTGCCTCGCTTCGCAACAGTAGCGACAAGTCGAAAGCGACCTATGGCGGATTTGGGTTTAGGAAGGTCGAATTGTTTGTCGGTACGCCGATCCTATCCGCTTTATCACTGTCAGCGTGA
- a CDS encoding hypothetical protein (Uncharacterized protein C119.18), which translates to MSQSLSPECTPLKQKYDSCFNSWFEGYLEPAVAAGQSPETRAAYSKKKADEFNQKCGKVWEEYKSCIQVAVKNRGLDALLQQAREENPLVDPIPPPPSQPTKSS; encoded by the exons ATGTCCCAAAGCCTCTCCCCAGAATGCACGCCTCTGAAACAAAAATACGACTCATGCTTTAACTCATGGTTTGAAGGATACTTGGAACCCGCTGTTGCTGCCGGCCAATCACCAGAGACGCGTGCTGCATACTCCAAGAAAAAGGCCGACGAATTCAATCAAAAGTGCGGAAAGGTTTGGGAGGAATATAAATCTTGCATACAG GTTGCAGTCAAGAACCGTGGATTGGACGCACTATTGCAGCAGGCAAGAGAGGAAAACCCTCTTGTTGACCCCATCCCACCCCCACCATCTCAGCCCACGAAGTCATCGTAA
- a CDS encoding Abhydrolase domain-containing protein mpaH, which translates to MTLEIERYTLSTLTYGVPLTCPMKRYMRKIDLKTPIPEGPGVILLLAHGAGFFKETWEPTIEDLFELDKGMVVHEAWALDCQNHGEGCTLNEDVLSRKPGILTIWDYADAFSALYRSGLLDPMRQGHKIFICGHSAGSVAVALSTSFFNPPSSIPFAGVILVDPPMWGTEKEGQFSDMYKMVETMTPIRRDTWKSHDAAVKSIKGSLPFAMWDERVLDTYIKYGLRPLPTAFYPDKQSGVTLTTHRQEENIAFTGYQFIRDAVNQLNIICRHVPVHLIYGDRNDMFERDIQDSLINPQEGRTFASVARIEGAGHLVVQEAPSALAAALLAAVVTKDRTLSSKL; encoded by the exons ATGACACTTGAAATCGAGAGATATACCCTCAGCACACTAACCTATGGAGTTCCTTTGACATGCCCGATGAAGAGGTACATGCGTAAAATTGACCTGAAAACCCCCATTCCTGAAGGACCTGGCGTAATCTTGTTACTTGCACATGGTGCTGGCTTCT TTAAAGAAACCTGGGAACCCACCATAGAAGACCTTTTTGAACTAGATAAGGGAATGGTTGTTCATGAAGCATGGGCACTCGACTGCCAGAATCATGGAGAAGGGTGTACTCTAAACGAGGACGTTTTATCCCGTAAACCAGGCATACTGA CGATATGGGACTATGCGGACGCGTTTTCGGCACTTTATAGATCTGGCCTACTTGATCCCATGCGACAAGGCCATAAAATCTTTATATGTGGACATTCCGCGGGATCCGTTGCTGT GGCACTCTCGACCTCCTTTTTTAACCCGCCATCCAGCATTCCGTTTGCAGGTGTCATTCTCGTCGATCCACCAATGTGGGGGACAGAGAAGGAAGGCCAATTTTCGGACATGTACAAGATGGTGGAGACTATGACCCCTATCAGACGAGATACTTGGAAGAGCCATGACGCTGCTGTCAAATCGATAAAGGGGAGCCTCCCCTTTGCAATGTGGGATGAACGGGTTCTTGATACCTATATA AAATACGGTCTTCGACCTCTTCCAACAGCGTTTTACCCCGACAAACAATCTGGCGTTACATTGACGACTCACAGACAGGAAGAGAATATTGCATTTACAGGATATCAATTCATCCGTGATGCGGTGAACCAGCTTAATATCATCTGTAGACACGTCCCTGTCCATTTGATTTACGGAGACAGAAATGACATGTT TGAAAGAGATATTCAAGATTCGTTGATAAATCCTCAAGAGGGAAGAACCTTTGCATCAGTCGCGCGAATAGAGGGCGCAGGTCATCTT GTTGTACAGGAGGCACCTTCCGCATTAGCTGCAGCACTCTTGGCCGCAGTTGTGACGAAAGATCGAACCTTGTCAAGCAAACTGTAG